The proteins below come from a single Dinghuibacter silviterrae genomic window:
- a CDS encoding response regulator — protein sequence MITKVLIAEDHESANISVQKTLEELNITQIDYTYYCDDAVQKIQIAHQKNEPYDLLISDLYFEEDERIQRISEGTDLIVAARQVQPDLKVLVFSAEDKPAVIESLFNNQDIDGYVRKARNDAKELKMAIEFIANNQRYLPRHLVKQFKQKNTHEFTEFDIIIISLMARGIRQKDIPAHLKEKQIQPSGLSSIEKRLNRIKEALDFSNNEQLVAYCKDMGIV from the coding sequence ATGATTACAAAAGTACTTATAGCCGAAGATCACGAGAGCGCCAATATTTCCGTGCAGAAAACACTGGAAGAACTGAATATCACTCAAATCGACTATACATATTACTGCGACGACGCCGTTCAGAAAATACAAATTGCCCATCAGAAAAACGAACCGTACGATCTGCTCATTTCCGACCTCTATTTCGAGGAGGATGAAAGGATACAAAGAATATCCGAAGGAACAGACCTTATAGTCGCTGCAAGGCAAGTACAGCCCGATTTGAAAGTCCTGGTTTTCTCTGCGGAAGATAAACCCGCTGTCATCGAATCGCTTTTTAACAACCAGGATATCGACGGCTATGTCCGCAAAGCGCGGAACGATGCCAAGGAGCTCAAAATGGCTATCGAGTTTATCGCCAACAATCAGCGCTACCTTCCGCGGCACCTGGTAAAGCAATTCAAACAAAAGAACACACACGAGTTCACTGAATTCGACATCATCATCATTTCCTTAATGGCCAGGGGAATACGGCAAAAAGATATTCCCGCTCACCTAAAGGAAAAGCAGATCCAGCCATCAGGATTAAGCAGCATCGAAAAACGGCTGAACCGGATCAAAGAAGCTTTGGACTTCTCCAACAACGAGCAACTGGTCGCCTATTGCAAGGATATGGGGATCGTTTGA
- a CDS encoding tetratricopeptide repeat-containing sensor histidine kinase, producing MKSRYLFLIIGLCSCGENHTTVLTIDTPDYKRGESLLDHQPDSAFYYFNKVATGSKDSLLIAKSYNYMAVIQSDAGDYYGAEESLLTSLKYLDEQAPSHQNCLVSDYNELGRNSAELYNYEASINYYDQAIKRTRNGNYKAIALNNQAVSFEKMGNYTQAIAIYRSLLEHPPADKLEYARILSNFAKTKWLQDSGYYAALELLTALQIRKEENDEWGLNASYAHLSDYYTRKKPDSAHFYANQMYTVARHLNSPDDQLQALQKLIELSPSNDVKQYFQRYQSLNDSIQTTRNAAKNQFALIRYEVQKNKADNLRLQRDNIKQRVVIYGIVALFCTAVWVFILWYRKRKQRLEWETQTAIREHQLKTSQKVHDVVANGLYRLMMGIEHQESIEKDRILDVLDDLYEQSRDISYEQTKHIPIDFQGAIASLLKNFADASTKVLIVGNDNRLWASVTDKVKKEIELMLQEFMINMKKHSSAQNVLVKFDHQERLLIVEYMDDGVGFPSSFRRGNGLTNTGNRISAIGGQITFDNELPKGLKIKVSIPIAPNA from the coding sequence TTGAAGTCGCGTTACCTCTTTCTGATCATAGGTCTATGCTCCTGTGGGGAAAACCATACGACGGTCCTCACCATTGACACACCCGACTATAAAAGGGGGGAGTCTTTGTTAGACCACCAACCCGATTCCGCCTTTTACTATTTCAATAAAGTCGCTACCGGCTCAAAAGACAGCTTGCTTATTGCCAAGTCTTACAACTATATGGCCGTCATTCAATCTGACGCGGGCGACTACTACGGAGCAGAGGAAAGCCTGCTCACCTCCCTGAAATACCTGGACGAACAAGCCCCAAGCCATCAAAACTGCCTCGTATCAGACTATAACGAGCTGGGAAGAAATAGCGCCGAGCTCTACAACTACGAAGCGTCTATCAATTATTATGACCAGGCCATAAAGCGTACCCGAAATGGCAACTATAAAGCGATCGCATTGAACAACCAGGCGGTCTCCTTTGAAAAAATGGGAAACTATACCCAAGCCATTGCCATCTACCGTTCATTGTTGGAGCATCCTCCTGCGGATAAACTGGAATACGCCAGAATACTATCCAATTTCGCAAAGACGAAGTGGCTACAGGACTCAGGTTATTACGCGGCGCTCGAACTGCTGACAGCGCTGCAAATCCGCAAAGAGGAAAACGACGAGTGGGGGCTAAACGCCAGTTATGCTCATCTATCGGACTATTATACCCGTAAGAAGCCGGACTCCGCTCACTTCTATGCAAACCAAATGTATACCGTAGCCCGGCACCTCAACAGCCCCGACGACCAGTTGCAGGCGTTGCAAAAGCTGATCGAGCTCAGTCCATCCAACGATGTAAAGCAATACTTTCAGCGGTATCAATCCTTAAATGACAGCATTCAAACAACCAGGAATGCGGCCAAAAACCAGTTTGCCCTGATCCGTTATGAAGTACAGAAAAACAAGGCGGACAATCTGAGGCTCCAAAGGGACAACATAAAACAGCGGGTGGTCATATACGGCATCGTCGCTCTTTTTTGTACTGCCGTATGGGTCTTTATACTCTGGTATCGAAAGCGAAAACAGCGGCTGGAATGGGAAACACAAACCGCCATACGAGAACATCAGCTCAAGACTTCTCAAAAGGTACACGACGTAGTGGCAAACGGGCTATATCGGTTGATGATGGGAATAGAACACCAGGAATCCATCGAAAAGGACCGGATATTGGACGTTCTCGACGACCTGTATGAGCAGTCACGGGATATTTCTTACGAGCAGACTAAACATATACCTATTGATTTTCAGGGAGCAATTGCTTCCTTGCTGAAAAATTTCGCCGACGCTTCCACCAAAGTACTGATCGTCGGCAATGATAATAGGCTATGGGCCAGCGTGACGGACAAGGTGAAAAAGGAAATTGAACTAATGTTGCAGGAATTCATGATTAACATGAAAAAGCACAGCTCCGCTCAAAATGTCCTCGTAAAATTCGATCATCAGGAGCGGCTCCTGATCGTCGAATATATGGATGATGGCGTTGGCTTTCCCTCTTCCTTTCGACGCGGGAATGGATTAACCAATACGGGAAACCGGATTAGCGCAATAGGAGGGCAGATTACTTTTGACAACGAACTGCCAAAAGGTTTGAAAATCAAAGTTTCTATTCCAATTGCCCCTAATGCATGA
- the rmuC gene encoding DNA recombination protein RmuC, with product MSTEFVIVCAIISFLIGFIISWLVAGSRSASKIAQSDRERAEFKTKMDFLDAALSEAKEKVQEQEKALMKSLQAQTSAEGSAKDAQRMIEELQKREAVLNDDIFEIQRRLSISENENSALRAAQEATNLRLQEQQQFVAEAQNHLKDAFGALSANALKSNNESFVELAKAKLDEKVVEAKSEFEKKEQAIGALVDPLGKSLEKMDSKIQELEEKRIKAYSDIGNFLNDVKGTTEGLKKETTNLVGALKTSHTRGRYGELALRRLVEHAGMVEHCDFEEQVTVEDEEGGRLRPDMVIWLPGSKTFVVDSKTPLAAYMRMFETEDPDQQKMLLGQHVSAVKEHFRKLSEKAYWNQFDEAPDFVIMYMHIESSYGMALQAWPEMIEEAMKNRIIVATPTILLAILLGVGYSWNQLKTMENIDEIRNAAVELHDRSVVLLEHIGNVGRSLSTTITHYNRTIGSLEGNFLPHARRINGLSQAYIKKQEIPELAPIEASVRPIVALPQAQNVSEEGLPEEDPI from the coding sequence ATGAGTACGGAATTTGTTATTGTCTGCGCAATTATTTCCTTTTTGATCGGCTTCATTATTTCCTGGCTCGTAGCCGGAAGTCGTTCAGCGTCGAAAATTGCGCAAAGTGATCGTGAAAGAGCCGAGTTTAAAACAAAAATGGATTTCTTGGATGCTGCGCTAAGCGAAGCAAAAGAGAAAGTGCAGGAACAAGAGAAGGCTTTGATGAAGTCGCTTCAGGCACAAACCTCCGCTGAGGGCTCGGCAAAAGATGCACAAAGGATGATCGAAGAATTGCAAAAGCGAGAGGCGGTTTTGAATGATGATATTTTTGAAATACAAAGGAGACTGTCAATATCGGAGAACGAAAATTCGGCTTTAAGGGCGGCTCAAGAGGCGACAAACTTGCGATTGCAGGAACAACAGCAATTTGTCGCCGAGGCCCAAAATCATTTAAAAGATGCCTTTGGCGCACTGTCCGCCAACGCGCTAAAAAGCAATAACGAATCCTTTGTCGAATTGGCAAAAGCAAAACTCGATGAAAAGGTTGTCGAGGCTAAAAGCGAGTTCGAAAAGAAAGAACAGGCCATAGGCGCGTTGGTAGATCCGTTGGGTAAGTCTTTGGAAAAAATGGATTCGAAGATTCAGGAATTGGAGGAAAAGCGAATAAAAGCGTATAGTGATATCGGTAATTTTCTAAACGATGTAAAGGGAACTACAGAGGGATTAAAGAAGGAGACAACGAATCTGGTGGGGGCTTTGAAAACCAGTCACACCAGGGGGCGATACGGAGAGCTTGCCTTACGGCGGTTGGTTGAGCACGCCGGAATGGTCGAACACTGTGATTTTGAGGAGCAAGTGACCGTTGAGGATGAGGAAGGCGGTAGGTTGAGGCCCGACATGGTCATTTGGCTGCCAGGTTCAAAGACTTTTGTCGTCGATAGCAAAACACCGCTTGCTGCTTATATGAGAATGTTTGAAACCGAGGATCCCGATCAGCAAAAGATGCTGCTGGGCCAGCATGTCAGTGCCGTTAAAGAACATTTCAGAAAACTGAGTGAAAAAGCATATTGGAATCAATTTGATGAGGCGCCTGATTTTGTGATCATGTATATGCATATTGAGTCTTCGTATGGTATGGCGTTACAGGCATGGCCCGAGATGATAGAGGAGGCAATGAAAAATCGTATTATCGTGGCAACACCAACCATCTTACTGGCGATTCTACTGGGTGTGGGATATAGCTGGAACCAGTTAAAAACAATGGAGAATATCGATGAAATACGCAACGCCGCTGTTGAATTGCACGACAGAAGTGTTGTTTTGTTGGAACACATTGGAAATGTCGGACGAAGTTTATCAACCACGATCACCCACTACAATAGGACTATTGGTTCTTTGGAGGGCAACTTCCTGCCTCATGCCCGGAGAATCAATGGATTAAGCCAGGCATATATCAAAAAGCAGGAAATTCCTGAATTGGCGCCTATTGAAGCTTCCGTTCGACCGATCGTTGCCTTGCCACAGGCA